One window from the genome of Candidatus Synechococcus calcipolaris G9 encodes:
- a CDS encoding anthranilate synthase component I gives MSPLAPWYWRSLPLQNRTASQLFAALFQGDDIAVLLESPPGIPQTHARYSLCAGSPRPGQSWTPSLGNVLPTLRQRLTTPSPDATPSHLQHLPFLGGWLGWFGYELAWEIETLPPLAKDPIPFPVAFWYEPAAFALLDHQADQLHLAASGGDRLDQLEQRLENFNEDGIKDHQKDQKNYPNRVYIPDSPISPTGMPAHITLSAGWQPDDYQKAVQQILGYIQAGDIFQGNLSVRFEHHGPVNPWQLYQTLQRINPSPFASYWQTPWGYIVSCSPERLVQVQGDTIQTRPIAGTRPRGRSPAEDQALAATLQANPKERAEHIMLVDLERNDLGRVCTWGTVTVDELLTLEYYSHVIHLVSNVRGQRAGQWDGIDVIGAVFPGGTITGCPKVRCMEILAGLEPFPRNLFYGSCGYLDQRGYLDLNILIRTLLVRGDRQLTWGQVGAGIVADSDPQREWQESLDKAQALFQAIPV, from the coding sequence ATGTCTCCCCTAGCTCCCTGGTACTGGCGATCGCTGCCGCTTCAGAATCGCACGGCTTCCCAGCTATTTGCTGCCCTATTTCAAGGGGATGATATTGCCGTTCTCCTGGAAAGTCCCCCAGGTATTCCTCAGACCCACGCCCGCTATTCCCTCTGCGCCGGTTCTCCCCGCCCGGGCCAGTCCTGGACTCCCTCCCTGGGTAATGTCCTACCTACCCTTCGCCAGCGTTTGACGACCCCGTCCCCAGATGCCACCCCCTCCCACTTGCAGCACCTTCCCTTTTTAGGGGGATGGTTGGGGTGGTTTGGTTACGAATTGGCCTGGGAAATTGAAACCCTACCTCCTTTAGCCAAGGATCCCATTCCCTTTCCAGTGGCCTTTTGGTATGAACCCGCCGCCTTTGCTCTTTTGGATCACCAAGCGGATCAACTCCACTTAGCGGCCAGTGGGGGCGATCGCCTGGATCAGCTTGAGCAGCGACTGGAAAATTTTAATGAGGATGGAATCAAGGATCATCAAAAAGATCAAAAAAATTATCCAAATAGAGTTTATATCCCTGACTCCCCTATCTCACCGACGGGAATGCCCGCCCATATTACCCTGTCCGCTGGCTGGCAGCCCGATGATTATCAAAAAGCCGTTCAGCAGATTCTAGGCTATATTCAGGCGGGGGATATTTTTCAGGGCAATCTTTCGGTGCGGTTTGAGCACCATGGCCCGGTGAATCCTTGGCAGTTGTATCAAACGTTGCAGCGGATTAATCCTTCCCCCTTCGCCAGTTATTGGCAGACCCCCTGGGGCTATATTGTCAGTTGCTCTCCAGAACGGTTGGTACAGGTTCAGGGAGACACCATTCAAACCCGGCCCATTGCCGGAACCCGACCCCGGGGGCGATCGCCCGCTGAGGATCAGGCCCTGGCTGCAACGCTGCAAGCCAATCCCAAGGAACGGGCTGAACACATTATGCTGGTGGATCTAGAGCGCAATGATCTGGGCCGGGTCTGCACCTGGGGAACGGTGACAGTGGATGAGCTTTTGACCTTGGAATACTACAGCCATGTCATTCATCTCGTCAGTAATGTGCGCGGTCAACGGGCGGGCCAGTGGGATGGCATTGATGTGATTGGGGCGGTTTTTCCGGGGGGAACGATCACCGGATGTCCCAAGGTACGCTGTATGGAAATTTTGGCCGGATTGGAACCCTTTCCCCGAAACCTGTTCTATGGTTCCTGTGGCTACCTAGATCAGCGGGGCTATTTAGACCTGAATATTTTGATTCGCACATTGCTGGTGCGGGGCGATCGCCAGTTAACCTGGGGCCAGGTTGGGGCAGGAATTGTTGCCGATAGTGATCCCCAACGGGAATGGCAAGAATCCTTGGATAAGGCCCAGGCCCTCTTTCAGGCGATTCCAGTTTAG
- a CDS encoding energy-coupling factor transporter transmembrane component T family protein — protein MDLLRSLPLGLYLEHPITWLHRLDARVKMAWLMSFLLTPLLADGVWRVLLVLFLMILTGIGGIPARVWRRQMVWLLILASLILGMTALMPDGLAIAYQPRRPLELEIPATDYNYILWQFQSQVLWQEVHLQITRRSLDLGVRLSTLLFTLIYSTHLYLLTTAPEEITAALANLMHPLRRFRWPVTELALTLTLSLRFIPLVLEEVQNLIRSLRTRAINWRKIGFRGAINIWMMLAVRLLENLLLRAEQVACAMQVRGFTTSGEYESRWHRFRFLARDWWALFLIIPFWLLRVILPRWFTLG, from the coding sequence ATGGATCTATTGCGATCGCTCCCCCTTGGGCTTTACCTAGAACATCCCATTACCTGGCTGCATCGCTTGGATGCGCGGGTGAAAATGGCATGGCTGATGAGTTTTTTGTTGACTCCCCTACTGGCGGATGGGGTGTGGCGGGTTTTACTCGTCCTGTTTCTGATGATTTTGACGGGGATCGGCGGTATTCCAGCGCGGGTGTGGCGACGGCAAATGGTCTGGTTATTGATTTTAGCGAGCTTGATCCTAGGGATGACGGCCTTAATGCCCGATGGCTTGGCGATCGCCTACCAACCCCGACGGCCCCTAGAGCTAGAGATTCCCGCCACGGATTACAATTACATTCTTTGGCAATTCCAGTCCCAAGTGCTATGGCAAGAGGTTCACCTCCAAATCACCCGGCGATCCCTGGATCTGGGGGTGCGATTAAGTACTCTATTGTTTACCTTGATTTACAGCACCCATCTCTATCTCTTGACGACTGCACCGGAGGAAATTACGGCGGCCCTAGCGAATTTGATGCATCCCCTGCGGCGATTCCGCTGGCCAGTGACTGAATTAGCCTTGACCTTAACCCTATCCCTGAGATTTATTCCCCTGGTGTTAGAAGAAGTGCAAAATCTGATTCGGTCATTGCGAACCCGGGCGATTAATTGGCGTAAAATCGGCTTTCGGGGAGCAATCAACATTTGGATGATGTTGGCGGTACGCCTACTGGAAAACCTACTGCTGCGGGCGGAACAGGTGGCCTGTGCCATGCAGGTGCGGGGATTTACCACCTCTGGGGAGTACGAGAGTCGCTGGCATCGATTTCGTTTCTTGGCGCGGGATTGGTGGGCCTTGTTTTTAATTATTCCGTTTTGGCTCCTGCGCGTCATTTTGCCCCGCTGGTTTACCCTGGGCTAG